The nucleotide sequence ATTCAGGCGACCGACATTGATTGTAGTGTAGGACTGGCGATTGACAACCGTAAAGTGCTTCAGTTTTGGAACCCGCCGATAGAGAGGATTTTGCCCCCCTTCAAAACCTGGGCGAGTCGGCCGTCCGGAGCGAGATTTTTGCCCCCGCATGCCAAAGCCCCCGCTAGCCCCTTGTCCAGCTGCAATTCCCCGCCCAATTCGTCTGCCCCGTTTCCGAGAGCCAGCTTGCGGTTGAATATCCGTAAGTCGCATGGTTGATTTTCCTCGAAGTTATTGGCTATAGAGTTGTTGGATGGAAATTTCCCGCTCTTCAGCAACTTCTGCCAAAGTCCGCAGGGATGCTAAGGCTTCAATCGCAGCCCGGGCATTATTGAGAGGGTTGCTGGAGCCGAGTTGTTTGGCAAGCA is from Synechococcus sp. PCC 6312 and encodes:
- the rplO gene encoding 50S ribosomal protein L15, with protein sequence MRLTDIQPQAGSRKRGRRIGRGIAAGQGASGGFGMRGQKSRSGRPTRPGFEGGQNPLYRRVPKLKHFTVVNRQSYTTINVGRLNDLAANSVITLDSLMEVGIVTTNDGPLKLLGDGELSVALQVTAAAFTQSAQAKIEQAGGSCTVTG